TCCGCCTCGTCCCGGCCGGGCAGACGCACCTCGACACGTCCGTCCACGATCCGCGTCTCGAAGGCCGGTTGGGGCGCTGTCGCGGGGCCGCGGACGTTCCAGCCGTCCGAGAGCCGGAAGACGCTGCCGTGCCAGGGACACTCGACACAGCCGTCCGAGACCGTCCCCTCGGAGAGGGGTCCCGCGAGATGGCTGCACCGGTCGGCCAGCGCGTGGATCGTCCCGCCCGGTTCCCGCACCACCACGAGCGGCACATCGTCCACGCTGCGCCGTACGGCCTCGCCGACCGGGAAGTCGGCCACGCTGCCGATACGGTGCCAGCCCTCGGTGACGACGTGCGGGACCTCTTCCGCGTGGTTGGCCCCGGCAGCCTGCCGGTAGGCCATGTGGCCGCCCAGCATGCCGCCGGCCCCGACCACCGTCAGTCCCAGGAACCCGAGCGTGCGGCCCGCTGCCGTACGCCCCTTGATCCGGCAGGCCAGCGAGGCCGCGTAGAGGCCGACGGCCGCCGTGTTGGCCAGGGCGTGCACCAGCCCCACGCGTTGCTGCTCGTGGTGCAGTTCCGCCCAGTCGACCGCCCCGGTCAGCGCCGCCGGGGCCGCTGCGGCCAGCCCCACGCCGACCAGGAGGCCCGCCTCACGCGAGCGGCCGGGAAGCGCGTCGAGCACCGCCGCGGACAGCCAGCTGCCGATCGGGACCTGCACCAACAGCGGGTGCACCGGGTGTCCCAGCCACCTGCCGTGCAGGACGTCCCGGCCGCGTCCCAGCGGCAGGGACCGTACGCCCGTGCTGAGCGTGTCGATCACTTTGTCCGCCCGCGGCTCCCGCTCGAGGCGATCGAGCAGCCACAGGGCCCGGTTCTGCTTCGTCCGGCGACGAGGAGACGTTGTACTCATGCGCAGCCGGGTCCCCACCAGGACGGCACGGCAAACGGACGGGCGGTCGCCCGCGGCGGTCTCTCCTCCGCACCCCGGTGTCGAGTCGGGAGCCGCGAAACATGACGCCGGGCCGGTCGCCGCGCTCATGGACCGCACCGAGGACGCCGTCCGCAAGGCGAGGGGCGAGGACCGCTGACAAAAGCGGAAGGAACCGGACAGAAGGCACCGGCGGGCGGACGGCGGCCGGCCACCTACCGGCCGGACCGCCGTCCGCTCACGGGTTCT
This Streptomyces sp. NBC_00377 DNA region includes the following protein-coding sequences:
- a CDS encoding Rieske (2Fe-2S) protein; this translates as MSTTSPRRRTKQNRALWLLDRLEREPRADKVIDTLSTGVRSLPLGRGRDVLHGRWLGHPVHPLLVQVPIGSWLSAAVLDALPGRSREAGLLVGVGLAAAAPAALTGAVDWAELHHEQQRVGLVHALANTAAVGLYAASLACRIKGRTAAGRTLGFLGLTVVGAGGMLGGHMAYRQAAGANHAEEVPHVVTEGWHRIGSVADFPVGEAVRRSVDDVPLVVVREPGGTIHALADRCSHLAGPLSEGTVSDGCVECPWHGSVFRLSDGWNVRGPATAPQPAFETRIVDGRVEVRLPGRDEAEQESGDGTDRWTSGTGAVHGHGS